The genomic DNA AGCATTGGCAATTACTATTATTTTTCTCGTCAAAGCAGTTAGAGTTATCACTTTTTTCTTTCCTTTAGAAACTAGCTTTTCATAGAAACTTCCCAATTGGGATTTGGATCTTCGAGCAGCGCTCCTAGTTTGAGGTGTTTATAAGCTTACCATTAACGCTGTTTATTTTTAATGAGAGAAATTTTCTTCACTTTATTATCATTCTTTACCTTGAGGTTACTGCTTAACCATCTTACTTATGCTTATTAGCTGTGCCTTCTATATTTTTGCCACCATTTTTTATATCTTTCCCCATTCCTTCAAAAGTATTACATGAACAAAGAGAAAGACTAATTACTAACACTAAAATAGTACTTTTAAAAATAGGCATAGGCGTCTCCTGTAAAATTTTACAATTTATATGTTATGTTGGTTCCATCAAGCCTAATATAACTAATGTTAAGCGATATACCAAAGAGAGTTACGGGTACATAATAAGGGAGCACAAGTCCCTAAAAGATCTCTGGTTATCTAGGGTTGAATGGTATAAAACTGTAAAAGCTATCTAACTTTAGTACACTCTTATTTTATCGCACTCTTCTTATAGGTAATCTTATCAAGAATTATTTCAAAACTACCTATTAATTATTACTTCTTTTTCTGGTACTGGTACTATTACTTGTGATGAAGGTGGAGCTTCTTTAATTATAGTGCGATTAGTAGTACACCCTACTAAACTTGATATTAATATAAATGTAAATAAAATATGCTTCATAAAAATACTCGATAAAGTTTTAAATATCCTAGCAAAAATAAGACTTTGTTGTAAATAGTAGTAAGGCTAATTTTACTTCTTTCTCTAACAACGCCCAATACATCTCCGTAGTTGCATGAGCAAATAGGGTGTACCCTATCTTGATGTCAAACCTACCCTCATAAATTGTCAATTTAAAGTCAATATTATATTAACTTGACATTAATTTAGCTATCTCTTAAAGTCTAACCTGACAATCTCACTCTATATATTCTTTCATTTTATAGTTTATTCTGTTGATTCCTGTTACTCCTTACTTTATTATAATATATAGAGTTTTCAAATAATATGCGGTTAATATGAAGAATTGCTATTCTACACTTACGAGTAAAGGTCAAATAACCATTCCCACTACTATAAGGAATAAAATGAATTTATTATCCGGTATAAAATTAGAATTTATTATTCATGATGAATATATAATGCTTGTGCCTATTAATAAATCTGTAAGGAAATTACAAGGAATTCTGCCTAAACCTAACAATATCTTAAGTTGTACAGAAATGGATACTATTATTAGAGATTCATATGATAGGGATTGATACCAATATTTTAGTTAGATATCTAACTCAAGATGATGAAACTCAATTGATAATAGCTTCAAGAATAATCAATCAGTATGAAAATAAACCAGAATCAATATTTATTAGTAATATAGTTTTGTGCGAACTAATCCGGGTTTTAGAACGAGGTTATAAATATAATAAAAAAGAAATAGTAAATGCGCTGCAGGCTATATTGTCTACAATAGAATTTGCATTTGAGTATCACGAAATCCTGTGGCTTTGTCTTAGTGATTACGAAAAATTTACTGCTGATTTTTCTGATATTTTGCTAGGTAAAATAAATAAGCTACATAACTGTGAATATACTGTAACTTTTGATAGTAAAGCTGCAGCTTTAAAAAGATTTAAATATGCAGGTTAACCTAATTAAGTTTTCATTATGAATAATGGTAAAACCATAGGTTATATCAGA from Candidatus Trichorickettsia mobilis includes the following:
- a CDS encoding entericidin A/B family lipoprotein; amino-acid sequence: MPIFKSTILVLVISLSLCSCNTFEGMGKDIKNGGKNIEGTANKHK
- a CDS encoding AbrB/MazE/SpoVT family DNA-binding domain-containing protein → MKNCYSTLTSKGQITIPTTIRNKMNLLSGIKLEFIIHDEYIMLVPINKSVRKLQGILPKPNNILSCTEMDTIIRDSYDRD
- a CDS encoding type II toxin-antitoxin system VapC family toxin; translated protein: MIGIDTNILVRYLTQDDETQLIIASRIINQYENKPESIFISNIVLCELIRVLERGYKYNKKEIVNALQAILSTIEFAFEYHEILWLCLSDYEKFTADFSDILLGKINKLHNCEYTVTFDSKAAALKRFKYAG